A genomic window from Parasteatoda tepidariorum isolate YZ-2023 chromosome 10, CAS_Ptep_4.0, whole genome shotgun sequence includes:
- the LOC107456085 gene encoding uncharacterized protein encodes MPKRSNPWTYKKRKRPKKSTNTSEQEAMNQTDESTSLNSAQCSEDQPNLVSNPPKTNEIKQEEVHIPRSSVPFKRQSNALIASFGLLDPQKPSDDPPVKIKVEPLNDVSNETSSEVVEDDDIETIGAFVPVKKFKTLNFEPVDTAEDIIIVGECIVEKEEEDLLHVFNNITESVEDVIVDNPGDGVQKEELCDTAPSSPVSADVEAPYQISPEELELMKLSLAEPSMSPHNDEIISEDTFNSFEGNFVGFNNLKTLDFDKIQLVDIYNCSQILTTVQNVLENFKNKVSEDGSFEDSITTSIRQYNSPCKSILNLNPVVHSQELNNSVIPPPSFAPIRCISPPLKTMPCVSSAPSVFNNRQYARDVFLKDLNDSPRSSPPSIESNIVPECPTQPHTIIENDIDKLLNSLKPTMEFLQSKNFDNGSIKSKIQSLPSKNDLDARNKTIQLEGTSNTFNQKNNLSVTEQLQTFPFTLTTAAIFPPLLGTTIHPPLPDPVNLPPLPDTVNLPPLPDPVNLPPLPTTTPPIPDAISPLTANINKNQINMDIEPQTSVSCGEKNYSLLRQPQTSVFANENPNLPKRVSITNYEAQSLNENTLRKRSYPDFDNCESSLSPSSQIDATNNSFPSDPRKNRKNSAEIPDKSCVEIPHKVPRHGASSSGKPSQLTTERIRNPGYLFKDAIAGIKTNQIQINRQHATHNRTDVGRHSEEIRKKKIDFKDYLNRKSSNSDKESRLKAQLAVPNNSSLGELNKRSVMDPIPHTMNDTIIGRPIEVVTRRFSSENDPRSSSSVQNNLMLRNSNTSLSNIPSNVKISANPNSFYGNPIPVLSEKRSSEYLSDSRSNLIGSSSPYECMPSPSYNDIGSNNPSTSSRPHQKTPLNRFPLNDPNQPIPMQSDICRFDPNYNAFNNISIQTIPSLGKNVRENARIPFLPTPLLPTPLLPAPLLPTPLLPAPLLPTPFLLSRAIISPQIAAAASPIYSSNSPTLVHYPSRSSPAVQSPAPVDLVSNPASRDANTTGSYRLNQRNFACLVPESVKEDIGKTYVQSQFVYLIMISWSYDWLSEFERQLKPELNLPPILPKSVELSQVRNTYSDEREYYNTYFKLLLFESWFKLYEAWKNNQRCVFQGKISDYEQKNEFNKYLIECFVPSTHIETLPKESCIVLVTFKSLGNSAIKMLGYVTKSMNRQFAATHDGEHEAYKALGVTENTGIYKFKITIYTAFKVDDINDRELISFQHLLNVRKILQQNDALMNLSKSTLSDAVLSPITSPNKFSASIPKEGMDYVSVMDQVCKRVTDQVPLLAMVHAEFSLTWERMTAVSYLIKKLQEKQPDAKVIICSKSENSLSDIAMCLKQHNPVYINTDRISDLRKYSLAKLTDKNKSIFRNTETDEAKVERMARNHVLATSDVILVLLLGLENDDCSVMKLVKEFNIACCILDEAHMCNEPESIIPLTYGIKKYVLLGNKNLLCNVSPYTITYDYNRSLLNRASL; translated from the coding sequence ATGCCTAAGCGAAGCAACCCGTGGACgtacaaaaaaaggaaaagaccCAAAAAGTCTACAAATACTTCAGAACAAGAGGCAATGAATCAAACCGATGAATCTACTTCATTAAATTCTGCTCAATGTAGTGAGGATCAACCCAATCTGGTATCGAATCCACCAAAAACAAACGAGATAAAACAAGAAGAAGTACACATTCCACGTTCTTCTGTGCCATTTAAAAGACAATCCAATGCTTTAATAGCTTCTTTTGGACTGTTGGATCCTCAAAAACCATCAGATGACCCacctgtaaaaataaaagttgaaccTCTTAATGATGTGTCAAACGAAACTTCTTCAGAGGTTGTGGAAGATGATGACATTGAAACTATAGGTGCCTTTGTACCTGTAAAGAAATTCAAGACGTTAAATTTTGAACCAGTAGACACAGCTGaagatattattattgttgGTGAATGCATCGTTGAAAAGGAGGAGGAGGATTTATTGCATGTTTTCAACAATATTACTGAGAGTGTGGAAGATGTTATCGTAGATAACCCCGGTGATGGTGTTCAAAAAGAAGAATTGTGCGATACTGCTCCATCATCACCTGTGTCAGCAGATGTAGAAGCTCCTTATCAAATAAGTCCTGAAGAGCTAGAACTTATGAAGCTTTCACTGGCCGAACCTAGTATGTCACCTCataatgatgaaataatttcCGAGGacacttttaattcatttgagggaaattttgttggttttaataatttaaagactcTTGATTTTGATAAGATTCAGTTAGTTGACATTTACAACTGTTCTCAAATTTTAACCACTGTACAGAACGTgctggaaaattttaaaaataaagtttcagaagATGGTAGTTTTGAAGACTCCATCACAACATCTATACGACAGTATAACTCTCCGTGCAAAAGTATACTGAACTTAAATCCTGTGGTACACAGTCAGGAGTTGAATAATTCAGTTATTCCACCTCCTTCTTTTGCCCCAATTCGTTGCATATCACCTCCACTTAAAACAATGCCTTGTGTTTCAAGTGCACCAtctgtttttaataatcgtCAATACGCTCGAGATGTCTTCCTAAAAGACTTAAATGATAGTCCTCGTTCCTCACCTCCTTCAATTGAATCAAACATTGTACCAGAGTGTCCAACGCAACCTCATACTATAATTGAAAATGACATTGATAAGCTCCTAAATAGCCTGAAACCTACAATGGAATTTCTACAGTCAAAAAACTTTGACAATGGTtcgataaaatcaaaaattcaatctTTACCAAGCAAAAATGACTTAGAtgcaagaaataaaactattcagcTTGAAGGAACATCAAATactttcaatcaaaaaaataacctttcagTTACAGAACAACTTCAAACATTTCCTTTCACTCTTACAACCGCAGCTATTTTTCCCCCATTACTAGGCACAACCATTCACCCCCCTTTACCAGACCCAGTCAATCTTCCTCCTTTACCAGACACAGTCAATCTTCCTCCTTTACCAGACCCAGTCAATCTTCCTCCTTTACCAACCACAACTCCACCAATACCAGATGCAATCAGTCCCTTAACTGCTAACATCAACAAGAATCAAATTAATATGGATATAGAGCCTCAAACCTCAGTTAGTTGTGGCGAAAAGAATTATTCTTTACTACGACAACCTCAAACTTCTGTATTTGCCAATGAGAATCCAAATTTGCCCAAAAGAGTATCAATAACAAATTATGAAGCACAGTCTCTAAATGAAAATACGTTGAGGAAACGAAGTTATCCTGATTTTGATAATTGTGAATCTTCATTGTCTCCCTCAAGTCAGATTGATGCCACTAATAATTCGTTTCCGTCTGATCCCagaaaaaatcgtaaaaatagtGCCGAAATACCCGACAAAAGCTGCGTTGAAATACCCCATAAAGTGCCAAGGCATGGTGCTTCTTCTTCTGGAAAGCCTTCGCAATTAACAACTGAGAGAATAAGAAATCCAGGATACTTATTTAAAGATGCAATAGCAGGAATTAAAACCAATCAAATTCAGATAAACAGGCAGCATGCCACACATAATAGAACAGATGTTGGGAGACATTCCGAGgagataagaaagaaaaaaatagatttcaaagaTTACTTAAATAGAAAGTCATCTAATAGTGATAAAGAGTCGAGATTGAAAGCGCAACTAGCTGTTCCAAATAATAGTTCACTGGGAGAGTTAAATAAGCGTTCTGTGATGGACCCAATACCTCATACAATGAATGATACAATTATTGGTAGACCTATAGAAGTTGTTACTAGAAGGTTTAGTTCGGAAAATGATCCTAGAAGTTCTAGTTCTGTTCAAAACAACCTCATGTTAAGAAACTCAAATACTAGTCTTTCAAACATACCATCTAATGTGAAAATTTCTGCGAATCCAAATTCTTTTTATGGTAATCCTATACCAGTACTTAGTGAGAAGCGTAGCTCAGAATATTTATCTGATTCAAGAAGCAACTTAATTGGTAGTTCCAGTCCTTACGAATGTATGCCTTCACCGTCATATAATGACATAGGCTCAAACAATCCCTCTACATCAAGCCGTCCTCATCAAAAAACTCCATTAAATCGTTTCCCTCTTAATGACCCAAATCAACCCATTCCAATGCAAAGTGATATATGTAGGTTCGATCccaattataatgcttttaataatatttctatacaAACTATACCGTCTCTTGGAAAAAATGTGCGAGAAAATGCAAGGATTCCCTTTCTTCCGACACCCCTTCTTCCGACACCTCTTCTTCCGGCACCCCTTCTTCCGACACCTCTTCTTCCGGCGCCCCTTCTTCCGACACCCTTTTTACTGAGTCGGGCTATAATATCACCTCAAATTGCAGCAGCTGCGTCGCCTATTTACTCCAGTAACAGTCCAACACTCGTGCATTACCCATCCCGATCTTCCCCAGCCGTGCAATCGCCTGCACCAGTCGACTTGGTGTCGAATCCCGCTTCTCGTGACGCTAATACAACTGGCAGTTATCGATTAAATCAAAGGAATTTTGCTTGTTTGGTACCAGAATCTGTGAAGGAAGATATTGGCAAGACCTACGTTCAAAgtcaatttgtttatttgattaTGATCTCGTGGTCTTATGATTGGCTATCAGAATTTGAAAGGCAACTTAAGCCAGAACTTAATCTACCACCCATACTGCCCAAATCAGTTGAACTCTCTCAAGTACGCAATACGTACAGTGATGAGCGCGAGTAttataacacttattttaaacttctgttgTTCGAATCTTGGTTTAAACTTTATGAAGCgtggaaaaataatcaaagatgTGTATTCCAGGGAAAGATTAGCgattatgaacaaaaaaacgaatttaacaAGTATCTCATTGAATGTTTTGTGCCATCTACACACATTGAAACCCTGCCGAAAGAAAGCTGCATAGTTCTCGTTACTTTCAAGTCCCTGGGAAACTCTGCTATAAAGATGTTGGGCTACGTCACGAAATCGATGAACCGTCAATTCGCAGCAACCCATGACGGCGAACATGAAGCTTATAAAGCACTAGGCGTTACAGAAAATACAGGTAtctacaaattcaaaataaccaTCTACACCGCGTTCAAAGTAGACGATATAAACGACAGAGAACTGATTTCGTTCCAGCATTTGTTAAATGTCAGGAAGATCCTTCAGCAGAATGATGCTTTAATGAATTTGTCCAAGTCAACTTTGAGTGACGCTGTACTCTCTCCTATTACTTCACCAAACAAGTTTAGCGCTTCCATTCCTAAAGAAGGCATGGATTATGTTAGTGTCATGGACCAGGTGTGTAAACGCGTCACTGATCAAGTTCCGTTGCTAGCAATGGTCCATGCGGAGTTTTCACTGACCTGGGAGAGGATGACAGCCGTGTCTTATCTGATTAAAAAACTCCAGGAGAAGCAGCCGGATGCCAAAGTAATTATTTGCTCCAAGTCTGAAAACTCATTGTCAGACATCGCTATGTGTCTTAAACAGCATAACCCAGTGTATATTAACACGGACAGAATCTCTGATTTAAGAAAGTATTCCTTGGCGAAATTAACGGATAAAAACAAGTCAATATTTAGGAATACAGAGACTGATGAGGCGAAAGTTGAAAGAATGGCTAGGAATCACGTACTCGCCACAAGTGATGTGATTTTAGTACTGTTGTTGGGACTTGAAAATGATGACTGTTCCGTTATGAAGTTGGTTAAAGAGTTTAATATTGCTTGCTGCATCCTAGATGAAGCCCATATGTGTAATGAACCCGAATCCATCATTCCACTTACTTACGGAATCAAAAAATATGTCTTGTTGGGGAACAAAAATTTACTCTGCAATGTTTCACCCTATACTATTACCTATGATTACAACCGGTCACTGTTAAACAGAgcttcattataa